A region of Dioscorea cayenensis subsp. rotundata cultivar TDr96_F1 chromosome 5, TDr96_F1_v2_PseudoChromosome.rev07_lg8_w22 25.fasta, whole genome shotgun sequence DNA encodes the following proteins:
- the LOC120261584 gene encoding rhodanese-like domain-containing protein 9, chloroplastic has protein sequence MAVLGFCVASPPRLSWKAFGTNRLSTRVHRSYRRRIALVRAEVNFVNADEAKRLVSEEGYTILDVRDKTQYERAHIKSSHHVPLFIENQDNDLGTIVKRTVHNNFSGLFFGLPFTKLNPDFVRTIKEKFSDDSKLLIVCQEGLRSAAAANKLEVAGYRNLSCITSGLQSAKPGSFESEGSTELQNAGKAGLVTIQGKISAVLGTVLICAFLFITFFPEQAEKILQMSPSS, from the exons ATGGCTGTTCTTGGCTTCTGTGTGGCATCTCCCCCGAG GTTGTCCTGGAAGGCATTTGGAACCAATAGATTATCAACCAGAGTACATAGATCGTATCGAAGGAGAATTGCTCTTGTTAGGGCTGAAGTGAACTTCGTGAATGCCGATGAAGCAAAGAGGCTGGTTAGTGAGGAAGGCTACACCATTTTAGATGTTAGAGACAAGACTCAGTATGAAAGGGCTCATATAAAGTCATCACATCATGTTCCTTTGTTTATTGAAAACCAGGACAATGACCTTG GTACAATTGTGAAGAGGACTGTACACAATAACTTCTCAGGATTGTTCTTTGGGCTGCCATTTACAAAACTTAACCCTGACTTTGTTCGAACCATCAAAGAGAAGTTCTCTGATGATAGTAAATTGTTGATTGTTTGCCAGGAAGGATTGAG GTCTGCTGCAGCTGCTAATAAGCTGGAGGTAGCTGGTTACCGGAATCTATCATGTATTACATCAGGTCTTCAATCAGCAAAACCAG GATCGTTTGAGTCCGAAGGTTCCACCGAACTGCAAAATGCTGGCAAGGCTGGTCTTGTTACTATTCAAGGGAAAATCTCTGCTGTACTTGGAACTGTGCTCATAT GTGCCTTTCTATTTATTACTTTCTTCCCAGAACAAGCAGAGAAGATACTTCAAATGAGTCCCTCCAGTTAG
- the LOC120261583 gene encoding 30S ribosomal protein 2, chloroplastic, with protein MVAISSLFTPNLVQSPTNLLRIPKSSRSIPALASFQSSRPLDSCSFACRPRMRTMRILAVSTEAPPSARRLYVGNIPRTVTNEQLSKIFEEHGAVEKAEVMHDKYSGRSRRFAFVTMSTVEDANAAIEKLNETEIGGRKIKVNITEKPLATIDLSISQDDESKFIDSPYKVYVGNLAKTVTTELLTKFFSEKGRALSAKVSRVPGTSKSSGFGFVSFSAEEDVEAAISSCNNVLLEGQRIRVNKA; from the exons ATGGTGGCAATTTCATCTCTCTTCACCCCCAATCTAGTGCAAAGCCCCACGAATCTCCTCAGAATTCCCAAATCATCTCGTTCCATCCCCGCTTTGGCCTCATTCCAGAGCTCACGTCCTCTGGATTCTTGCTCCTTTGCATGTAGACCTAGAATGAGGACCATGAGAATATTGGCTGTGTCTACGGAGGCTCCGCCGTCGGCGAGGAGGCTTTATGTCGGGAATATACCTCGGACAGTGACCAATGAGCAGCTGAGTAAGATCTTTGAGGAGCACGGGGCGGTTGAGAAGGCTGAG GTTATGCATGACAAATACTCTGGTAGGAGTCGCCGTTTTGCATTTGTCACAATGAGCACGGTTGAGGATGCAAATGCTGCCATTGAGAAGTTGAATGAAACA GAAATAGGAGGTCGGAAAATCAAAGTTAATATAACAGAAAAACCATTGGCAACTATTGATTTGTCAATCTCCCAAGATGATGAGTCTAAATTCATTGACAGCCCATACAAGGTTTATGTCGGTAATCTTGCAAAAACAGTGACCACTGAGTTACTTACTAAGTTCTTCTCTGAGAAGGGAAGGGCTCTTAGTGCAAAAGTGTCACGGGTGCCTGGAACATCAAAATCCAGTGGCTTTGGATTTGTTTCATTTTCGGCAGAAGAGGATGTTGAAGCTGCAATCTCCTCTTGTAACAATGTG CTATTGGAAGGCCAAAGAATTCGCGTCAACAAAGCATAG
- the LOC120261487 gene encoding LOW QUALITY PROTEIN: DNA topoisomerase 6 subunit B (The sequence of the model RefSeq protein was modified relative to this genomic sequence to represent the inferred CDS: deleted 1 base in 1 codon), translated as MDTGGSSESPTEPKNPKRGRPKTSHKAKESSLKQKSPAEFFAENKNIAGFDNPGKSLYTTVRELVENSLDSAESISELPVIEITIEEISKSKFNMMIGLIDRERVDEELYDDFESAKAREKRLAKEARIQETQAKKAALGKKMKEPASVKGVKGRGEASFYRVTCKDNGRGMPHDEIPNMFGRVLSGTKYGLKQTRGKFGLGAKMALIWSKMSTGLPIEIASSMRGQNFKSFCKLDIDIHKNIPHVHLHEKRENKDKWHGAEIQVVIEGNWTTYRSKILHYMRQMAVITPYAQFLFKFISDMGEKNVTVLFARRTDVMPSVPLETKHHPSAVDLLLIKRLISETSKQNLLQFLQHEFVKISKTFAERLIGEMGPDFSPTMSVKSLTSQQIVRIHQLFRQAKFDDPSGDCLSPAGEYNLRLGIIKELQPDMVATYAGSPQIFEGHPFIVEAGISLGGKDVKQGLNVFRFANRIPLLFEQGADVVTRTALKRINWSSYKINLMQDKIGVFVSIVSTKIPFKGTGKEYIGDDITEISFAVKTAIQQCCVQLKSKIVKKLQARERQERKRNLTRYIPDASNAIYDILEKISQNKETKRHCYEAEDNELLEKVSSQEITEISLRDRLTQHVEQVDYEMALEYAAQSGVSEEPREDIYVNSLDGSHNYIDFQSPIFVFRLCI; from the exons ATGGATACCGGTGGCAGCAGTGAGAGCCCCACAGAACCGAAGAATCCGAAGAGAGGCCGGCCGAAGACTTCCCATAAGGCCAAGGAGTCTTCTCtaaaacaaa AATCACCTGCCGAGTTCTTCGCCGAGAACAAGAACATCGCCGGATTCGACAAT CCGGGGAAGTCGTTGTATACCACAGTAAGAGAACTCGTTGAGAACTCCCTGGATTCGGCTGAGTCCATATCTGAGTTGCCAGTGATTGAGATAACAAT AGAAGAGATCAGCAAGAGTAAGTTCAATATGATGATTGGTCTCATTGATCGAGAACGGGTTGATGAAGAGCTCTATGATGACTTCGAGTCTGCCAAGGCTCGTGAG AAACGCCTTGCAAAAGAAGCTCGTATTCAAGAAACTCAGGCAAAAAAGGCTGCCCttgggaagaagatgaaggaacCTGCTAGTGTAAAGGGTGTGAAAGGTCGAGGCGAGGCCTCGTTTTACAGGGTCACATGCAAG GATAATGGAAGAGGAATGCCACATGATGAGATTCCAAATATGTTTGGACGAG TTCTTTCTGGCACAAAGTATGGTTTGAAACAAACTCGGGGAAAGTTTGGGCTTGGTGCTAAAATG GCATTGATTTGGTCCAAGATGAGCACTGGATTGCCAATTGAAATTGCATCATCTATGAGGGGACAGAATTTTAAATCATTCTGTAAACTGGATATTGATATCCACAA AAACATTCCACATGTTCATTTACATGAAAAACGAGAAAACAAGGATAAATGGCATGGAGCGGAAATTCAAGTGGTCATTGAGGGTAACTGGACAACTTACCGT TCAAAGATACTTCATTACATGCGTCAGATGGCTGTCATCACCCCTTATGCTCAGTTTctcttcaaatttatttcaGACATGGGGGA AAAAAATGTGACTGTACTCTTTGCACGAAGAACTGATGTAATGCCCTCAGTTCCGCTTGAAACAAAGCATCATCCTTCTGCGGTCGATTTACTACTTATCAAGCGGCTTATTTCGGAAACTTCAAAGCAGAATCTTCTGCAGTTCCTTCAGCATGAATTTGTGAAAATCAGCAAAACTTTTGCTGAACGTTTAATTG GGGAAATGGGTCCAGATTTTAGTCCTACTATGTCTGTCAAAAGTCTCACATCCCAGCAAAtagttcgaatacaccaattgtTTCGTCAGGCT AAATTTGATGATCCGAGTGGAGAT TGTCTGAGTCCTGCAGGAGAATATAACCTTCGCCTAGGAATTATAAAGGAATTACAGCCAGACATGGTTGCCACTTATGCAGGCAG CCCCCAAATATTTGAAGGCCATCCATTCATTGTTGAAGCTGGAATTAGCTTGGGTGGAAAGGATGTTAAGCAA GGTCTAAATGTTTTCCGTTTTGCAAACCGTATACCCCTGCTATTTGAGCAGGGTGCTGATGTTGTGACGAGGACAGCTCTCAAGAGGATCAA TTGGAGTAGCTACAAAATTAATCTTATGCAAGATAAAATTGGGGTGTTTGTGAGCATTGTGAGCACAAAGATACCGTTCAAGGGAACTGGAAAAGAATATATTGGAGATGATATTACTGAAATATCTTTTGCTGTTAAG ACTGCTATTCAGCAGTGCTGTGTTCAGCTAAAATCTAAGATAGTAAAGAAACTTCAAGCTCGTGAAAGACAAGAGAGGAAGCGCAACCTAACCAG GTATATTCCGGATGCTTCAAATGCAATATATGATATACtagaaaaaatttcacaaaacaaagaaacaaagcgGCACTGTTATGAGGCAGAGGACAATGAACTTTTAGAAAAAGTGTCATCGCAGGAGATCACAGAAATCAGTCTTAGAGACCGTCTAACTCAACATGTTGAGCAG GTTGATTACGAGATGGCACTCGAGTATGCAGCACAAAGTGGGGTGAGTGAGGAGCCTCGGGAGGATATTTATGTCAATTCATTGGATGGATCACacaattacattgattttcAGAGTCCAATATTTGTTTTCAGGCTATGCATATAg